TTTTGCTCCAAATATATAAGAGTGGAAATTGAGTAAATTTTTTTCAATAATTTATTTACATTTGATAAATTTATATATAATTATTATAAATAGTGACAAAGTTTAAACGCTGAGCGCCGTAGTAACGTTTCGTAGAAAAAATGAACGCAAACAGCTGGTTCTTTCAACTACGGATAGATTTGAAAGGAATGCAAGGTTAAATTTGTGATAATTATCCCATAATTCCTATTCAGATAGCATATATCAGTGAAACATGTTATTATTTTTGAGACTTATCCATATTTAATCGCAATATTGCATTGGGGAAACCATCGTGGAATACGAAATTATTACTCAGTTAAAAAAGGATTTTTATTCGCGTATTCGTTCGATTCAAACGGAGTCTGTCCCGCAATCGCAATGTAAACCAACGTTATCTCTGTTGACTGAAGAAGAGCTTAAACAGTTGGAGCAAATTTGGGTTGAATTAACGATGTGGAAGAACA
This genomic window from Vibrio tritonius contains:
- a CDS encoding 3-demethylubiquinone-9 3-methyltransferase, which produces MEYEIITQLKKDFYSRIRSIQTESVPQSQCKPTLSLLTEEELKQLEQIWVELTMWKNNQRH